The DNA segment AGCGCGTGATGCGGTAAGCACGCGGAAACTTGCGGCCTTTCGAATGCCGAGGTCGATTTGACCGCTTCGCCGCTGTGCGGATCGACGTAGTAATGCCCTTGCGCCGGGCCCGAAATGCCGTACGCCCAATGCAAGCCGGTGTTGAACCACTGCGGACTATTCGCCGCGCCGACTTGACGCGCGAGCATCGCCGACATTTCGTCGTAATAGACGCGCGCGTCGTCCTCGGAATCGAAATAGTTGTACTTCCAGCCCCAATAGGTCCAGCAGCCGGCGAGCCGGTTGAAGACCTGGCGCGAGTCGCGTTCCGCCCCGAACGTGGCATCCGAGGCCGCCTCCGAGCGCCACAGCCACTCCGGCACGCCCTCTTCGGGCACGCGCACCGTCGAGCTCGGGACGCCGGCCTTGCGGCAATATTTCTGGGCCAGGACGTCGACCGCGACCTGGCTCCAGCCGGTCGGGACCATGACGTCCTTGGCTTCGAAAATCACCGAGCCGTCGGGGTTGACGATGCGTGAGGTACGCGGTTCGAATTCGAGGCCCGCGTAGGGGTCGCCGAGGGTGGAATAGAGGCGGCGAAACTTCATGGAAGAGCTGCTCCTTGCTCGTTTTGGGGGAATGAGAAGACTTCGCGGCTAGCTATGCGAACACCTGTTCGTATCGGGTGCGTCGGAGGGCTGTCGGGACACCTATTGTGTCACAATACCCGCATTGGCACAAGATATTGGGGTCGGGCCGGTTGTCTTCCTTGTGGTTGCCGTGTGGAGAACGGCAAAAAGCTGCGGAGAAAGCGGGGATGGCCCTCGCGCCGCGAGGAGAGGCTGTGGAGCCTTCCGAGGATACCGGGGATAAGCCGTCGGAACGCAGCGCAAATGTTCGGTCCGGACCGCTACGTCTCGCGCCTGGCCGGGGTCAGCGTGGACACCCTCTACGAGCACGGCTTTCGCGGTCTGATCATCGACCTCGACAACACCCTGATGGGCTTCCGCCAGACCGAACTCGAGGCCGATCACGTCGCTTGGGTCGAGCAAGCGCGGCTGCGCGGCTTCGCGATGGTGATGGTCTCCAACAATTTTACCGTGCGCGTGACGTCGATCGCGGAGCAGCTGAAGATCCCGTGTATTCCGAACGCGCTCAAACCGCTGCCGTTCGGGGTGATGCGGGCCGTTCGCATGCTCAGCCTTCCGCGCAAGCAGATCGCCGTCGTCGGCGATCAGCTCTTCACCGACGTGCTCTCGGGCAAACTCTGCGGGCTCTACACCATTCTTACCGAGCCGATCGAGCGCAAGGATTTTCCGATCACGAAGATCTTCCGGTTTTTCGAGCGCTTGATGTTGCCCGATCGTCCGACCGAGTGAGGAAAGCATGAAACTCGCGGTCATCGGCGATCCCGTCGCGCACAGCCGCAGCCCCGAGATCCATCGGCACCTTCTGCGCGAAGCCGAGATCGAGGACGGGAGTTACGTCGCCATCCGGGTGCCCGCGGTCAACGCGGTCGCGGTGATTCGGCGCATGCGGATGGACGGCTACACCGGCGCCAACGTCACCACGCCGCTCAAAGAAGAAGCGCTGCACGCGTGCGACGTGCTGACCGAAGAAGCGCAGCGCGCGCAGGCGGTGAACACGCTGTTTTTCGGGCCGCAGATCATCGGGCACAATACCGACGGCATCGGCGCGCGCAGCGCGCTCGAAGTGCTGCTGGAAGAGCCCGTCGCGCTCAAGCGCGTCGGCGTTCTCGGCTACGGCCCGACCGCTCGGGCGATCCTCGGCCATTTCTCGGAAAACGACGCGTATATGTTCGTCTGGGGACGCAACCAAGAGAAAGTACAGGCGGCCTGCGAACGCTACGATGCGCAGCCCTGGCCCAGTGAAAACCCGCCGGAAATCATCATCAGCACCTTGCCGCCGAAAGTCCGCTTCGAGCCCGACATGCTGGATGCGCTGATGCGCGCCGACATCCTGATGGACGCAAATTACGGAGGACGCTCGACGTTGCACCATCAGCTCGAACGCGAAATCGTGACCGGTGACGCGATGCTGGAAGAACAGGCGCGCGCGTCATTCGATTTTTGGCTTGCGCACGTGGAGGGTGTCGCGCCCGAGGGCAGCTAAGCCGCCGGTGTGAGCCAGCGTGCGATGTTGCGCACGTACTCTTTGAAGGTTTCGAGCCGCTGCGGATCGCGCTTCATCTCATCGCCCGGTTTGTCGGTGACGAACGATGGGCAACCGCGATCGACGTCCCAGTTCAGATCGCAGAAATGATGGAACGTGGATTCCGCGACCGCGCGGCCCGGCTCACCA comes from the Candidatus Baltobacteraceae bacterium genome and includes:
- a CDS encoding YqeG family HAD IIIA-type phosphatase, which translates into the protein MFGPDRYVSRLAGVSVDTLYEHGFRGLIIDLDNTLMGFRQTELEADHVAWVEQARLRGFAMVMVSNNFTVRVTSIAEQLKIPCIPNALKPLPFGVMRAVRMLSLPRKQIAVVGDQLFTDVLSGKLCGLYTILTEPIERKDFPITKIFRFFERLMLPDRPTE